A stretch of DNA from Bacillota bacterium:
CGGTGATGGCGGTTCTCGGCGTCGGTATCGGCGCAATGCTGCCGCCCCTCTCGCGGGCGGTTACGGGCGATGTGCCGTTGCGCCGAATCGGGGCGGCGAGCGGTATTTTCAACATGGTGCGCAACCTCGGCGGTCCCTTCGGCGTTGCCGTCGCCGCGACCGTCTTTGCCCAGCGGACGGCCGATGCCGCCAGGACTTACGTCGCGGAACGCTTGGCCGCGCTGGGGGTTGACCCGCGCTTAATTCACGAACTGCCGCGCTTGCAGGAACTCGTCCGGAATGGCGCTCTCGACCCGGCGCGGCGGCGCCAACTCGGCCTGCTGCGCGAACTCGGCCCCCGGATCCAGGACAGGAGATTCAGGCCGAGGCGCGGCTCCAGGCGCTGCAGTCGGCGTTTACCGACGTGGCGCTGGTGCTGCTGGCCGTCTCGGCGATAGGCATCCTGGCGACGCTGGCGGTGGGCGCAGGGCGGCGAAAGATCACCTGGGCGCCGGATACGCTGGCGATACTGGATCGTTTCCCGGCGGCGCTGCGCGCGCGGGCGCGCTCCGGTTTCGAGAAGGCCGCCGGTAACCGGGGGCTGCGTTTGGTTACACCGGACCTGGTGGTCGAAGTCGGCAGGGGATGGAAGGTCGGACGGCCTGATTAAAAGGCGTAAATATATTTTCTTCCGGCTCGTCCGGGTTGGGAAGAACCCGCCCTATTAGGTGTGGCAATCGCTGCAGTCAAGGCGGGGATCGTTCCAGGAGTTGTACTGTCCGGCGCCGTGGCAATTATAACAGAAGCCGCGGTTGTTCATCCGCAGCAGCGCCGACGTTTCGCCGGTTCCACCCTCGGAACGCGGCCAGCTTGTCGCCCAGCCTTCCATGACGGCGGCGGTGCTGTGCGCCCGGTGGCAACTGAGGCACGCCAACGTATCGGGAGCGCCCTGGTCCTCCAGCGGGGTGCCGGTGCTGATGCCGCCGTCGGCGCCGTCCGGAAGGAAGACGTGGGGCACGTCCATCGGGTGGCGCCATAAGCCGAGGTGCTCGGTCGCGTGTCCGGCTCCCGGGTTGTTATCGAGATCGCAAGTCTTAAACTTGCTGTGGCAGGAGCCGCACCAGGCGGTGCTGCCGCTGATGTAGTCGGTGACCCGGTAGCCGTAAGAAACGCCGGTGGACGCCCGGAGGAATTCTACACCGAGTCCGGTGTACGTGCCATCGAGGACGCTGGTCCGCAGGAGCCGCGGGTTGGGCGCGTCCGGCCCGCCGGCGTGCGGGTCGTGGCAGGAGCTGCATTCGAGGCCGCTGCCGGTCAGCTCGGTTTGACCGCCCGGGATGAAATAGTCGCCTGCCAGGTCGCTTGATTCCAGACCGCCGGTTTCATCGGCGTAACCCCAGACGTTGTGCCGCGAGGTTACCGGTTCATATGTGCCGCCGGAGACGCTGTACTCCTTCCCGGCGTCGGGAATCGTCAGCCTCTCGAAACCGCCCGCGGTCGAGGGATACCAGACGGACCCTACGCCTTCCACGTATCCCTGGATTTTGCCGAACTGAACGTCGTACGGCGCGCTCGTGCTTCCCTGACCGTGGCAGAGGTAACAGAAGTGCGCCTGGGTCGGCCCCGTCTTTAGCAGATTCGGAGATTGGGCGGCGTGGGCGACGTGGCAGCCGGCACAGGCGTCGGTGGTGCTGGAAAAGTTTCCGTGGGTTGCGTTCTCGGTGGCGGGGTTCCAGTAGTCCACGATCAGGCTGTCCTGGTGGCACGTAGAACAACTCATACTAAGCACGCTCGGGTGCGGCGCTGTCGCGTGGCTGCCGGTGTCGTGGCAGGCGTCGCAGTTAGTTTGCTGGTTAGTTACGGCGTCTTTGACCTGCTGCCCGGCGCCGCCGCCGTGGCACGTCAGGCAGTCGTACCGCTGGCCGGTGTCGTCGAGGTGCCGGTAATGTTCCTCGGTTAGACGTGAAAGGTGACAGCATCGGCAGTTTGTCATGTCGGTCGTTGTTTCGTGGGCGGCGGGGAGGTCCGCCGGGTGGACCGGGATTTTATAACTGTACGTCGAGTTGTGGCACTGCTCGCAGCCGGTATAAACGTAGCCGTCATGACCAGCATCATAAGTATCTGAGATTTCCGCTGTCCCGTGCGGAGCCGTTCCGTGGCACTCCCGGCAATCATAGACCGGCTGGCTGCCGCCGTGGCACTTGGCGCAGTTGCTCATGTTTTGGTGGCCCCCGGGATAAGCCGTGTGGCAGTCGGTGCACGCCGGGCTCGGCATGAGCCCGGTGACCATGACGTAGAACGTACAGGTCAGGGAGCTGGACGAACCGGCGGCGTCGTATGCCGTAAGCTGGACGGTGTGGCTGGCGTCGTTTGCCAAAGGCGTTGCCGGCGTGTAGCTCACGGTGCCGCTCCCGGCGTTGTACGAGGCGGACACCTCTACGCCGTCCACCAGCATCTTGTTGCTCGCAACCGTGCCGTTATCCGTTACGTGGGCGGAGATAGCCGGCGTCCGGGTGGTGACGGTGGCGCCGTCGGCCGGAGACGGGTTGCTGAGCTGCGGCGGCGCCGCAACGGTGAAGGACCAGTTGTGCTCCGACGTTTTGCCGTAGGCGTTGGCGATGGAAACAAAGACGGGTGTGTTTCCGTCGGGTAACGACGCAGGCGTATAAGAGATCGTACCTTGAGTATAGTCATAAATCGGGCCGCCCTCATCATAGCCCACAATCTCAAAGCTGAAAGCGGCGCCGACCTGCTGCCCGTTAACCCGCATGATTACGGAAGCACTGTCCAGGTTCACGTTGAGAGGGTCCTGGACGTGTACGCTGATGGCCGGGTTTGCGACATTAACGACGGCGCCGTCCGCCGGCGTCACCGAAGAAAAAGTCGCGGGGGGAATCTGGACGTCAAAGGACCAGGTATCGGTGGATGTTTCCGAGTTGACGTTGGCAATGGAAACAAACACGCTGTAAGACTGTCCGTCCTGCAGCGGCGCCGGAGGCGTGTAGGAAATCGTGCCCCTGGTGTAATCGTCAATAACCCACACAGGGTTATATGGATCGCTGTAATCCCAGTGGCCGGGGTGGGTGATGCCGGCGTCGACCGGTTGCCCGTTAAGCTGCATGATCAAAGAATTATCATCCAGATTTACCGCGTCATCGACGACCACACTGATGGTCGGCTTCCAGACGGTGGTTGTGGGACTGGGCGTTTTATCGGACCAAACCGCCGGGCCCGTGGCCGACGATGCAACCATGACAAAGCCTGCCACTATAACGGTGACTACCCCGACAATAAACAACCACCGTACCGGCAAGGGCAGGGAGCGAAAAATCTTCATAACATTTGTACCTTTACTTTAATAATATACTGATTATTCAATCAATTAACTTTTTAACCTTACCATTCTCACCGGTAAATCACAGTCAAATTAGCTTCTTTAAATTATATACACCAATTTTATTGGAATTCAAGGTAAAGTCAACTAATTTGATCAGCTTTCTTGAACAAGAAGGAGTGCAAACAAGGAGAATCTATTTAAAGTCTAAGATGTTATCTCGTCGTTCTAAACTCCCGTAGCCGGCTGTATTCCACTAAGCGATTCAGAGTCTTTAAGGTGAAGACTTTTCCTCGTGTAGCAAGAAGGAGTTTTTTCATGTCTTCGCGGCGGACACCGAAGCCACGACCGGCGATGCAGGCGATTACCTCAAATTTAGGTGAGTCCTCAGGCCGTCCTATCAGACTAAGTTCAGCAAGATGCTGGATACGAGTTACCTTATCCCGGGCTGTCCCGTCGTCTTCAGTGATCTTAGCTTCTATTACTACCTGCGGGTTAAACTCACTAGGAATAATGAAGTCCGGCGCCTGATCAAAACCGGAGATACGCTCCGCACGTTTCGTTTTTCTGTAGCTGATACCTGTCTTCACGAGCACATCCTCGATTGCTGATTCCAGACTGTCACCGACCAACTCCGAAACGGAGTCTCTGTGTCCGGCAAAAGGTCGACCCAGGAACCGCTCATAGAGAAGCATTGCATAAGGCACTCCCATACCTGAAAGTGCTCTGATGGAATCGGGGCCGTTTCTGGTATCGGCCTTGTCCAGACGGTGTATTTTATCTGATTGCACGCCCGGAACCTGCGAGTTAAGCAACTGGCAAGCTATTTCCACAAGGGCCTTTATCCTGCTGGTTATAGTGTTACTGCGTCGTAATGAAATCAGAGGCGCCATCCGAATACCACGGTCTAAAGTACGAACAAACCCTTGACTCACCTCAACCCCTGTTCGTTGGGTTGCGATGTAAGCCCATTCCGGTGGGGTGAAACCAAGCATTGTCCGTAGAACAATAAAACACATCGGGATTTGAAAAACCACATCCATTACCGACTCAACTTGTATATTCTTAAATCCGCTTGTTGCTTGCTTCAGTGACTCGTATCCTTTTTCAAAAACCGGGTAATCAATAAATCCTTCGCCCTTAGGGAGAACGAGGAATTCCGATTCAAGGCATGAGAAAACAGCAGAGACAAATGTATCAAGGTTAGCTTCAACTTCGGGGAAAGGAACCTCAAAAGAGAATTTCATCAGTTTTATCTCCATAGCTTGTTTGATACTCTCGGGCCACCCAGCTTTGGTACGGGGGAGCACAGGTCAAGGTATCTGTAAGATGCTGCTCAACCCCGGCCCATCCACCGAGTTTTTCAATAGCCTGAGCAGCGGCTCTTAGCTTCTCATGGACAGGAATCCCATCGTTCCAGTCTTTTCGCAGGTTCCAGACGGCCAGACGAGCCAGGTGCCCGTAAGCAATGCAGCGTATATCGCCGCGCGTCGGTTTGAGATTCCCAGCCCGTAATTGTTCCAAGTCGTTCTTAACAAGTTTCGCAATATCTTCGGGCTTGGAAACAATCAAATATCCGGGTATAGAACCCGTTGAACGGCAAACAAAAACGGTGTCGACTATGGATGAGCCTGTGCCATTGATATGGATAGAGGCGCCCATCTCCGAAGGGCATGGTATCGAGGCGGAGCAAGTCAGTTTCGCATCAAGAACAGCGGCTACCACAGGTAAATACGCGTCTATCGTATTGTGATGGTATGTGAATACAAACGGCGCTCCCGGCTTCAGGGCGTGCGCCATGTTGATAAAGACGGCGGCCAATCCTTCAGTAAAGTTAATCAGTCCTCGCTCCATAGTATCGTTGCCGGTGAGTTCATTCTCGTCCCTTGTTGAATGCTTGGCAAGAAAGCCGTTGCGGTCAATCGCCAACCTGCGCAGCCAAATATAACAAAAATCCATTAACTCAGCGTATTGGACGTTGGCAAAGTACGGCGGATCGGTGAAAACCGCATCGAGGGAGGCATGAGGTAGTTTGCAGAGGGTAGAACTGCCGCAGTACAGTTCAACGCTTCGCTTTTCCAATAGGTTGGGAGCCTGTCGTTGTTGCCCGATCCACTCTTCATCGATTAAAACCTGTATTTTGCGCCTGCCTTGATGTCGGATTTCGAAGGGTTTTTCACAGTAAGCTTTGGCGCGCGCATACTTTTCGATAATATTTAACCAGCCTCCGCTGCCTACATTTAAGCCTCTGCCGTTGGTAATGCCGAGGATATTGGATTCGCATTGTACCAGACCGACCGGAAAACCATGCACAGAGAAGACATCCAACGACTTAAGGGCCATAGTATCGTAGCGGCAAAGCATGTTTTGGTACCTGATCAAATCCGAAAGGTTTGTCGCCAGCGCATTTTGAATCCTTTCGTCAGAACATTTCGCAATGGTCCCGCAGCTTAACTCAAGACCCAGCAACTGGCGTTCGTTAAACATTTCGCGGTAGAACCGGTAACCCCACCGGTGAAGGCGGTCGGTTTCATCGCCTGGGGGGATCTCATCGCCGGGCGTATGCCGAGGCTGCAGAGCAATTAAATCCGCAGATGCGGACATATACTTTGTCAAATCTTCAGCATCGGGTTTCTTGAAGAACCGTCCTTGATGGTCCGGCTTACAGACAGGACAGTGATATTCAATCGCAATCATGCGGTGTCGGGGTGCGCCTTTTAAAGCGTCCGGGTACGAGTTGGTCCTGCCGCAGCTTGGACAGGCGCAGCGGTTGCGGATCGCAGGCCCATTAAGCTTTAAGGCTATCCCGCAACTTTCGCATACCCCGGGATTTTTTCGGTCCTCAATTTCATTCAACTCACCGCATACGCCGCAGATTAACACATTTTTCGGGTGACGTGTGTCGGCGGCAAGCAGGTAGCCGGGAAACAGATCGAAGGTCGAGCCACATTTGCTGCAACTGTGTGTTTTTACCCAGATGAAATACTTGACATGTGCGTTGGCAGATCCGCACTTTAAGCATCTGGTCCGGTAATAAGAGCCTACTTCACCTTCTAAATAGTTCAGTAAATGGGAGGCGGCTTTGCGGTAAGCCTGGAGGTCAAGGTGGTCGATTTCCTGGCGTACGATCCAGTAGGCCATCGGATTAATGTCGCATCCTACTATGTCGCATCCGATACGATTGGCTTCTATGAGAGGTGTTCCGCCGCCCATAAAAGGATCGGCTATTCTGATTCCCTTTAGGTTATGGGCTTGATAAAACATCTCTCTCAGGTTGCCTTGGCTGAACTCGGACAGCAGAAGCCCCCGGAACAAAGTGCCGGGACGTCTGGCGAACCATTTGTGAACGGCGATAATCGGCCGGTAATTTTGTTGGATTTGTTTTTCACGGAGGGCTAGGTCTGCAATAAAAGGAACGTCGAAGTTTTTCTCTATCATCATAATCCCCCGAAATCATCACATATTAAATATCTTCTACTTTGGTCGCGGTAATCCTCTCATAACCATAAATCCCTGGTAAACCTGAGTTTACCAAGGCATATATTCCGGGTTATTCCGAGAGCGCCCTCCTTAGATTAATCGGCTTCAGGTGGAGAAGAGATTTCCAGACGCCTGTTTAAGAAATAGACATGGCTTTGACACGAAAAACGTTTTTCCGGTTTCCGGTTGACCCTGCCGCGGAATTAGGAATAGTATATATTTAGTTACTTATATATATAATTACATAAAAACCGGGGAGGCGAAAGGCCATATACTCGAGGAAATGGTTGAAGATTGCGGGGATTGTTCTGGGCTGTACGGCGGTTGATCTCATCGGCCACCGTTTAGGGCCCGCGTTTCACTACAACGCGCCGCCGAGCGTCTTCATCGAAAAAGGACTGTTCATACCGGCGGTTGTCGTCCTCTTTATCGTCACTTACGGGGCGGCGGCGGCTGTTTTTGCCGCGATCCAAAAGGAACTGCCCGGGGCAAGGCTTTCCAAGGGCTTCCGCTACGGGATTTCATTCGGCGTCCTGTGGTTTATCGGCATGATCGAGATGACGCTTATCGCGGGGTCATCGCTGTCATACGAGTTGTATTCGGGGTCTGTGGACGGGATATCGTTTCTTTTATTGGGGGTGCTGCTCGGGGTTTATTCCGGCGCTGACAGCATTGGGAAAGCTGACGGCCGAAAGTTCGCAGCCGCATTGGTTTCTGTTACCGTTATCAGCTTGTTGTTTCTTATCGGGCGGTATTTCGCCTACGCGGTGCTTCATCTCGAATCCGCTTACATTAACGAACCGCTCGCCACTTTTATATGGACTCTTTGCCTGGGAGTGTGGGTGGGGGTAATGTATCAACTCCTGAGACAAGGAATCGGAGGTAATTCGGCATTTGCGCGGGGGCTGTGGTTCGGTGTGCTGGTGTTCGGCAGCGACTGGCTGCTGTATACGCTTTTCCGCGCCGTGTTTGTGAAAATCGCGTTGATTCAAATCGTACTCCGTGTGGGGGTTGACGTTATCTTTGTGAGCGCGGGCGTGGCGGTTTCGGAAAGACTCCTCAGCAGGGCGGCGGGTGAATCGTCTTTGCCGGGAACAGCAAAGGGGTGAGGGAGGCAGCGTGGATATCTTCCCCGGCCCCGTATTGGGCGCAATAATGAGTCAATACCGCTGAGATTTAGAGTAATGCTTCCGACTTGTTAACCACCGGGGGCTGCTTGCTGACCAGGAATTCATAGCTGAGGAACCGGAGGATTCGGTCCAGTTGTTCGCCTATCAGGTCTTTTTCCCGGGCGATAACCTCCTGCACCAGGGGGAAAACGGGTGTTTCACCGTCCCAGTTGTTGATGAGGATGTGTTCCGAGTTCACCTCCTGCGCCACCCGGAGTGCAACGAAGGCGCAAAGGAAGATGTCGTCGACGTAATGGTGGGGGCCGTGAGGGTTTTCAGACGAGATGTCCGCCGGCAGAATAAAGTAAGCTATGGCCGCCATGACAAGCGGGCGTAAATGCCGGGGCAGCATCGGGTCATCGAGCAGACGTGTAAGAAGCCGGAAAAAAGCCGGTGTCTGACGGATGAGGTCGTCGTGACGGCCTTCGTACGAGGCTACGTCTTCCTGCAACAGTTCATCGAAGTATTTCATCCGTTCCACCTCCTTAATATGTAACTGTATGTTGTCGAGGGCACTCACCTTTCGATTCTATTCTACATAATTACCCATATATCCTCTAATTTTTCGAAAATAACCAGGTTGAGGGGCTTTTCGAGCCAAGACAACGGCTCAAAGTCTCTTCGTATCCCCGATTTAAGACGGGTTACGGGCCTTCCCGGTACCTGCACGGAAAACGTTCCGGCTATTTCCAGCGTTTATTTAAACCGGCCGGGGGTAAGATGATAGAAACGGCTCAAGGGAGGAGGGGGCGTCGGGTGGAATGAAGAAATTTAAAGACCGTATTGTTCTTGGCGTATGCTGCGCTTTGTTAGCAAGCTTACCGCCCAAGCTGGCAAACACCATTGAGTACCGCCTGGGACTGACCGATGAGCAATACAACCAAACAGGGTCCAGTTTTTTTTTGCCAAAAGAAGAGGCAAAGTCGAATTCCATGGCAAGCAAGGTGGTTGGTTCTCTTGTAAACAACACCGTGGTTGGTTTTACGGGGGTGGTGTTGGCCTACCTGCTTTCGATCTCCGGTCGTGACAGGGCGGTTATTAAAGGAGCGCTGTTCGGGGCGTTGGAATGGGTCGCCATCTGGGGTCTAACCGGCAAGTTAGGGATGAAGGTGAGAAGCAGAAAAGCTGCGACACATCTTTTGAGTTTCTTTGACCATGTTATTTTCGGGGCCGGCACCGCCTGGCTGGTGTCCAAGCTGGGAGATGACAGTCTGTATCCGGACATGAAGGTTTCAAGTCCCGAAGAGAAACTGCCTATAGTCCCGACCCCGCCGCGGAAGCTGACACTTTCCCCGCGAAGGCGCAGGAGACTGCTCAAAGGCACCGCGTAACAATGAATCCGTGGATGTCCGGAAATCAGTCTCACCGCCAATCCGGCACTCAGGTTCTGAGTGCCGGACGAAAACACGATGATTTAATACGATAAATACCGGATAATATGGGGAAAATACCTTGGCCTGTTGAACGGAGCACTCAAACTAAATTGAGGAAGTTTCTTTCTCGGTTTTTACCTTATAGAATCTCGAAGCTTGAACCTTGAACCTTGAACTTTGAACTACTAAAACAAAGGCGGGGTGCTTTCGATAACCCGCATGGATTTCCACTTACCGTTTAAGAACCGGTACAGGAAGGCAAAACCGAGGATGATTACATACGCTGAGGCAATGCCCCACCCGGCATACAGTCCCTTATGCAGCAGTATCAGGGCTACGTAGCTTGGGATAATGAGTACAAGCAGCG
This window harbors:
- a CDS encoding PCP reductase family protein, whose product is MLLAVSAIGILATLAVGAGRRKITWAPDTLAILDRFPAALRARARSGFEKAAGNRGLRLVTPDLVVEVGRGWKVGRPD
- a CDS encoding Ig-like domain-containing protein, which codes for MKIFRSLPLPVRWLFIVGVVTVIVAGFVMVASSATGPAVWSDKTPSPTTTVWKPTISVVVDDAVNLDDNSLIMQLNGQPVDAGITHPGHWDYSDPYNPVWVIDDYTRGTISYTPPAPLQDGQSYSVFVSIANVNSETSTDTWSFDVQIPPATFSSVTPADGAVVNVANPAISVHVQDPLNVNLDSASVIMRVNGQQVGAAFSFEIVGYDEGGPIYDYTQGTISYTPASLPDGNTPVFVSIANAYGKTSEHNWSFTVAAPPQLSNPSPADGATVTTRTPAISAHVTDNGTVASNKMLVDGVEVSASYNAGSGTVSYTPATPLANDASHTVQLTAYDAAGSSSSLTCTFYVMVTGLMPSPACTDCHTAYPGGHQNMSNCAKCHGGSQPVYDCRECHGTAPHGTAEISDTYDAGHDGYVYTGCEQCHNSTYSYKIPVHPADLPAAHETTTDMTNCRCCHLSRLTEEHYRHLDDTGQRYDCLTCHGGGAGQQVKDAVTNQQTNCDACHDTGSHATAPHPSVLSMSCSTCHQDSLIVDYWNPATENATHGNFSSTTDACAGCHVAHAAQSPNLLKTGPTQAHFCYLCHGQGSTSAPYDVQFGKIQGYVEGVGSVWYPSTAGGFERLTIPDAGKEYSVSGGTYEPVTSRHNVWGYADETGGLESSDLAGDYFIPGGQTELTGSGLECSSCHDPHAGGPDAPNPRLLRTSVLDGTYTGLGVEFLRASTGVSYGYRVTDYISGSTAWCGSCHSKFKTCDLDNNPGAGHATEHLGLWRHPMDVPHVFLPDGADGGISTGTPLEDQGAPDTLACLSCHRAHSTAAVMEGWATSWPRSEGGTGETSALLRMNNRGFCYNCHGAGQYNSWNDPRLDCSDCHT
- a CDS encoding DNA methylase; translation: MMIEKNFDVPFIADLALREKQIQQNYRPIIAVHKWFARRPGTLFRGLLLSEFSQGNLREMFYQAHNLKGIRIADPFMGGGTPLIEANRIGCDIVGCDINPMAYWIVRQEIDHLDLQAYRKAASHLLNYLEGEVGSYYRTRCLKCGSANAHVKYFIWVKTHSCSKCGSTFDLFPGYLLAADTRHPKNVLICGVCGELNEIEDRKNPGVCESCGIALKLNGPAIRNRCACPSCGRTNSYPDALKGAPRHRMIAIEYHCPVCKPDHQGRFFKKPDAEDLTKYMSASADLIALQPRHTPGDEIPPGDETDRLHRWGYRFYREMFNERQLLGLELSCGTIAKCSDERIQNALATNLSDLIRYQNMLCRYDTMALKSLDVFSVHGFPVGLVQCESNILGITNGRGLNVGSGGWLNIIEKYARAKAYCEKPFEIRHQGRRKIQVLIDEEWIGQQRQAPNLLEKRSVELYCGSSTLCKLPHASLDAVFTDPPYFANVQYAELMDFCYIWLRRLAIDRNGFLAKHSTRDENELTGNDTMERGLINFTEGLAAVFINMAHALKPGAPFVFTYHHNTIDAYLPVVAAVLDAKLTCSASIPCPSEMGASIHINGTGSSIVDTVFVCRSTGSIPGYLIVSKPEDIAKLVKNDLEQLRAGNLKPTRGDIRCIAYGHLARLAVWNLRKDWNDGIPVHEKLRAAAQAIEKLGGWAGVEQHLTDTLTCAPPYQSWVAREYQTSYGDKTDEILF